A genomic region of Caldicellulosiruptor acetigenus contains the following coding sequences:
- the dnaK gene encoding molecular chaperone DnaK, giving the protein MAHILGIDLGTTNSCMAVIEGGQPVVIPNAEGFRTTPSVVAFTKTGERLVGHAAKRQAITNPERTIISIKRDMGTNRRIKIDDKEYSPEEISAMILMKLKADAEAYLGEKITQAVITVPAYFTDSQRQATKNAGRIAGLEVLRIINEPTAAALAYGLDKEGHQKIMVYDLGGGTFDVSILEIGDGVIEVLATSGNNRLGGDDFDQRIIDYIADEFMKEHGIDLRQDKVALQRLKDAAERAKIELSSALQTTINLPFITADANGPKHIDMVLTRAKFEELIKDLVEKTREPVETALADAKLTPEQIDKVILVGGSTRIPYVQEFVKKLTGKEPFKGINPDECVAIGAAIQAGVLAGQVKDILLLDVTPLSLGIETLGGVFTKIIERNTTIPTRKSQIFTTAADGQTQVEIHVLQGERPLAKDNKTLGRFILDGIPPAPRGVPQIEVTFDIDANGIVHVSAKDLGTGREQKITITSQTHLSEEEIQRAIKEAEMYAEQDRKRKELIEARNRADSIIYQTEKLLRDLGDKMTEAEKQQIEAKLKALKDVMNGEDKEQIERAIDELTKSFYDVSTRLYQQGYTTSGPQGGPNPGGGQSGPDGNVNTDYRVY; this is encoded by the coding sequence ATGGCTCATATTTTAGGTATAGACCTTGGTACAACAAACTCTTGTATGGCAGTTATTGAAGGCGGTCAGCCTGTTGTAATTCCTAACGCAGAAGGTTTCAGGACAACTCCATCAGTTGTTGCTTTTACCAAGACAGGTGAGAGGCTTGTCGGGCATGCAGCAAAAAGACAGGCTATCACAAACCCTGAAAGGACTATTATATCAATAAAAAGAGATATGGGAACAAACAGAAGAATAAAGATAGATGACAAGGAATATTCACCAGAAGAGATATCTGCTATGATTTTGATGAAACTCAAAGCTGACGCAGAAGCATATCTTGGCGAGAAGATAACACAGGCTGTTATAACTGTTCCAGCTTATTTTACAGACTCACAAAGACAGGCAACAAAAAACGCAGGTAGAATTGCAGGACTTGAGGTTTTGAGAATTATCAACGAGCCAACAGCAGCAGCTTTGGCTTACGGTCTTGACAAGGAAGGTCATCAAAAGATAATGGTATATGACCTTGGCGGTGGAACATTTGACGTTTCAATCTTGGAGATAGGCGATGGTGTAATTGAAGTTTTAGCAACGTCTGGTAACAACAGACTTGGTGGCGATGACTTTGACCAGAGGATTATTGACTATATAGCTGACGAGTTTATGAAAGAGCATGGAATTGATTTGAGACAAGACAAGGTTGCGCTACAGAGGCTAAAAGATGCAGCAGAGAGGGCAAAGATTGAACTTTCGTCTGCGCTTCAAACAACCATTAACCTGCCATTTATAACGGCAGATGCAAATGGTCCAAAACACATTGATATGGTTTTGACACGTGCAAAGTTTGAAGAGCTTATAAAAGACCTTGTAGAAAAGACAAGAGAACCTGTTGAAACGGCACTTGCCGACGCAAAGCTCACTCCAGAGCAGATTGACAAGGTCATTTTAGTTGGTGGTTCAACAAGAATTCCTTATGTTCAGGAATTTGTAAAGAAACTCACTGGCAAAGAGCCGTTTAAAGGAATAAATCCGGATGAGTGTGTTGCAATTGGTGCTGCAATCCAGGCAGGTGTTCTTGCAGGTCAGGTAAAAGACATATTGCTTTTGGACGTAACACCACTTTCACTTGGTATTGAGACTCTGGGCGGTGTGTTCACAAAGATTATTGAAAGAAACACAACAATCCCAACACGAAAAAGCCAGATATTCACAACAGCAGCAGATGGTCAGACACAGGTTGAGATTCACGTTTTGCAAGGAGAAAGACCACTTGCAAAGGATAACAAGACACTTGGAAGATTTATACTTGACGGTATTCCACCTGCACCGCGAGGAGTGCCACAGATTGAGGTTACATTCGATATTGACGCAAACGGTATTGTGCATGTTTCAGCAAAGGACCTTGGCACAGGAAGAGAGCAAAAGATTACAATAACATCCCAGACACATTTGAGTGAAGAAGAGATTCAAAGAGCTATTAAAGAAGCAGAAATGTACGCTGAGCAGGATAGAAAGAGAAAAGAATTAATTGAGGCACGAAACAGAGCAGACTCTATCATCTACCAGACAGAAAAGCTGCTGCGTGACCTTGGTGACAAGATGACAGAAGCTGAAAAACAGCAGATTGAGGCAAAACTAAAAGCTTTGAAAGACGTTATGAATGGTGAAGACAAAGAACAGATTGAAAGGGCAATTGACGAGCTCACAAAATCGTTCTATGATGTGTCTACAAGACTTTATCAGCAGGGTTATACCACATCGGGACCACAAGGTGGACCAAACCCAGGTGGTGGTCAGAGCGGTCCTGATGGCAATGTAAATACTGATTATAGGGTATACTAA
- the dnaJ gene encoding molecular chaperone DnaJ produces MAQKKDYYEILGVPRNATEEEIKRAYRRLAKQYHPDANPGNKEAEEKFKEINEAYEVLSDPEKRKLYDQFGHAAFDPKYGAQGSGGFSGGFGGGFADFDFGSFGDIFEDLFEGFDIFGTSRRRKEAPRKGADIYVDLELTLKESVFGCEKEIPIYRTEKCTVCGGSGVRPGSAPVRCQKCGGTGQIRSRQATFFGEFTTIKTCDACGGTGTIITDPCRECGGTGNVRRQRRVKINIPAGIDDGQVITLRGEGESGVKGGPNGDLHIRIKVAPHPVFKRVGQDLYIEVPITFVNAALGGEIEIPTLDGKTKVRIEPGTQNGDEVRIRGKGVPNLRSRGRGDLVVKFIVEVPKKLTEKQKELLREFERLSSEEGYEKRKHFWDRIREAFS; encoded by the coding sequence ATGGCACAAAAAAAAGACTACTATGAGATTTTAGGTGTTCCAAGGAATGCAACAGAAGAAGAAATAAAAAGAGCCTACAGAAGACTTGCAAAACAATACCATCCTGATGCAAATCCAGGTAATAAAGAAGCAGAAGAAAAGTTCAAAGAGATAAACGAGGCATACGAAGTCTTGAGCGACCCTGAAAAGAGAAAGCTTTATGACCAGTTTGGCCATGCAGCGTTTGACCCGAAATATGGTGCACAAGGCAGCGGTGGTTTTTCTGGTGGATTTGGCGGTGGGTTTGCTGACTTTGATTTTGGCAGTTTTGGCGATATTTTTGAAGACCTATTTGAAGGCTTTGATATATTTGGAACATCCAGAAGAAGAAAAGAAGCACCAAGAAAAGGTGCTGATATATATGTCGATTTAGAGCTGACTCTCAAAGAATCGGTGTTTGGTTGTGAAAAAGAAATTCCGATTTACAGAACTGAAAAGTGCACTGTCTGTGGTGGAAGTGGTGTAAGACCCGGTTCTGCACCTGTGAGATGTCAAAAGTGCGGCGGCACGGGCCAGATAAGGTCAAGACAGGCAACATTCTTTGGAGAGTTCACCACCATAAAAACCTGTGATGCGTGCGGCGGAACAGGAACCATTATAACAGACCCGTGCAGAGAATGTGGCGGAACGGGAAATGTAAGAAGACAGCGACGAGTAAAGATTAATATTCCGGCAGGAATTGATGATGGTCAGGTGATAACATTAAGAGGCGAGGGTGAAAGTGGCGTCAAAGGTGGTCCTAACGGTGATTTGCATATTAGAATAAAAGTAGCACCTCATCCAGTGTTCAAAAGAGTGGGGCAAGACCTTTATATTGAGGTTCCAATAACATTTGTTAATGCAGCTTTGGGTGGCGAGATAGAAATTCCAACGCTTGATGGTAAAACAAAAGTGAGAATTGAACCAGGGACACAAAATGGTGATGAGGTCAGAATTAGAGGTAAAGGTGTTCCAAACTTGCGTTCGCGAGGAAGAGGCGACCTTGTTGTAAAGTTTATAGTGGAGGTTCCCAAAAAGCTTACAGAAAAGCAGAAAGAGCTTTTGAGAGAGTTTGAAAGACTCTCATCAGAAGAGGGATATGAAAAGAGAAAACATTTTTGGGATAGAATAAGAGAAGCCTTTTCTTAA
- the prmA gene encoding 50S ribosomal protein L11 methyltransferase → MKWYEISIKTTEEAEDAISNILYELGANGVVIEDNEIVTRPNLWDYIDENQFTKKDYAKVCAYFPESSNILELTHTIEERLKEIAKYIDIGEGKISVSEVDEKDWAEEWKKYYKPVEIGNIAIVPSWQDYKAEGNKTIVRLDPGMAFGTGTHESTALCLEAIQEYVKPGMDVLDVGTGSGILAIAAKKFLAKRVLAVDIDEVAVKVAEENARLNGVEIEIKKNDLVEGIEEKFDVVIANIVADIIIKLSKDINRVLKEDGIFISSGIIEDRLEDVLKSFEKNSLEIVEVKKLGTWCLVVSKITV, encoded by the coding sequence ATGAAATGGTATGAGATATCAATTAAGACCACCGAAGAGGCAGAAGATGCTATTTCAAATATTTTATACGAACTCGGAGCAAACGGCGTTGTCATTGAAGACAATGAGATTGTGACAAGACCAAATTTATGGGATTATATTGACGAAAACCAGTTTACAAAAAAGGATTATGCGAAAGTTTGTGCTTATTTTCCTGAAAGCAGCAATATTTTGGAGCTTACACATACTATTGAGGAGAGGCTTAAAGAGATTGCAAAATATATTGATATTGGAGAAGGTAAAATTAGCGTTTCTGAGGTTGATGAAAAAGACTGGGCAGAAGAGTGGAAAAAGTATTATAAGCCTGTTGAGATAGGCAATATTGCAATTGTTCCTTCATGGCAAGATTATAAAGCCGAAGGCAATAAAACAATTGTTAGGCTTGACCCTGGTATGGCTTTTGGCACAGGAACTCATGAGTCAACTGCTTTGTGCCTTGAGGCTATCCAGGAATATGTAAAGCCAGGGATGGATGTTCTTGATGTTGGAACAGGTTCAGGGATATTGGCAATAGCTGCAAAGAAGTTTTTGGCAAAAAGAGTTTTAGCAGTTGATATTGATGAGGTTGCTGTGAAGGTGGCAGAAGAGAACGCAAGGTTAAATGGAGTTGAGATTGAGATAAAAAAGAATGACCTTGTTGAAGGCATAGAAGAAAAGTTTGATGTGGTTATTGCCAACATTGTTGCTGATATTATTATAAAGCTCTCAAAAGATATAAATAGAGTTTTAAAAGAGGACGGAATTTTTATCTCTTCTGGCATTATTGAAGACAGGCTTGAAGATGTTTTGAAAAGCTTTGAGAAAAATAGTCTTGAAATTGTAGAAGTGAAAAAACTGGGCACATGGTGCCTGGTTGTTAGCAAAATAACTGTGTAG
- a CDS encoding RsmE family RNA methyltransferase has product MPIFFVEKQNVENDIAYITDKEDINHIVKVLRKREGDKINLCDGNYDYSSRIVEISKNRIKLLIENKTLNDRESIKNIFLFQCIIKNQKMDFVVQKATELGVKTIVPVVSKRVVIDISEKQEKKVERWLKIAQEAQKQCLRPVPPLIEMPIRISEIKEKYLDKLDILLVPYEKEFGTAKWNLSSDYNNIGILIGPEGGFEEEEIEDLKTFKNVQVISLGKRILRSETASIAALSILMHELGEM; this is encoded by the coding sequence GTGCCAATCTTTTTTGTTGAAAAGCAGAATGTTGAGAATGATATTGCCTACATCACAGATAAAGAAGATATAAATCATATAGTGAAGGTTTTAAGAAAAAGAGAAGGAGATAAAATAAATCTATGTGATGGCAATTATGACTACTCATCGCGTATAGTTGAAATTTCAAAAAACAGAATAAAACTTTTGATAGAAAACAAAACTTTGAATGACCGAGAAAGTATCAAAAATATTTTTTTATTTCAATGTATTATCAAAAACCAAAAAATGGACTTTGTTGTGCAAAAGGCAACAGAGCTTGGGGTAAAAACAATTGTACCTGTGGTGTCAAAAAGAGTGGTGATTGACATTTCAGAAAAACAGGAAAAAAAGGTTGAAAGGTGGCTCAAAATCGCACAAGAAGCTCAGAAACAGTGTCTTCGTCCTGTGCCACCTTTAATCGAAATGCCAATTAGAATTTCCGAGATTAAAGAGAAGTATTTAGATAAGCTTGATATTCTTTTAGTTCCATATGAAAAGGAATTTGGAACTGCAAAGTGGAATCTATCTTCAGATTATAATAACATTGGGATTTTGATTGGACCTGAAGGCGGTTTTGAAGAAGAGGAGATAGAAGACTTAAAAACCTTTAAAAATGTGCAAGTTATTTCGCTTGGCAAAAGAATACTCAGAAGTGAGACAGCCTCAATTGCAGCGCTTTCCATCCTAATGCATGAACTTGGAGAAATGTGA
- a CDS encoding cysteine desulfurase family protein, with protein sequence MNVYFDNAATTRPFDEVIEQLSKFLSQTYGNPSSLHRLGVEAERIVKEAKEIIAKKLGSSSDEIYFTSGGTEANNLALIGCAFAHQKRGKRIVSTPVEHPSVISTLEYLERNGFEIQYVPVDAEGNVDFDQFEKLVDQNTILVSVMLVNNETGHIFDVKKLSEIAKKKNPNVIVHTDAVQAFMKEKTNVKELNVDLMSISGHKIHALKGIGVLYIRKGVNLQPIIFGGQQQKGVRPGTENMPGIFSFAKAIEVFEKLKASEPDKLRNIKRRLIEGLSAFNNVVINSPLEKTSDAILNVSFLGIKSEVFLHTLESYGIFASSGSACSSKGRTYNKVLHCMGKRMEIAESSIRFSFSYLNKVEEVDYALECIEKALRFLRKIKK encoded by the coding sequence GTGAATGTGTACTTTGACAACGCTGCAACCACAAGACCTTTTGATGAGGTGATTGAGCAACTTTCAAAGTTTTTGTCCCAAACCTATGGCAATCCTTCATCGCTTCACAGACTTGGTGTTGAGGCAGAAAGAATAGTAAAAGAAGCAAAGGAAATTATTGCAAAAAAACTTGGAAGTAGCAGCGATGAGATTTATTTTACATCGGGTGGGACAGAAGCAAACAATTTAGCACTTATTGGCTGTGCGTTTGCACATCAAAAAAGAGGAAAAAGGATTGTATCAACACCTGTTGAACATCCTTCTGTTATTTCTACACTTGAGTATTTAGAAAGAAATGGATTTGAGATACAATATGTACCTGTGGATGCTGAGGGTAATGTAGATTTTGACCAGTTTGAGAAGCTTGTAGACCAGAATACCATTCTGGTAAGCGTGATGCTTGTCAACAACGAGACAGGGCATATATTTGACGTGAAGAAGCTATCTGAAATTGCGAAAAAGAAAAACCCAAATGTTATTGTTCACACAGATGCTGTCCAGGCTTTTATGAAAGAAAAGACCAATGTTAAAGAGTTGAATGTGGACCTTATGTCGATAAGTGGTCATAAAATACACGCATTAAAAGGAATAGGAGTTTTGTATATCAGAAAGGGAGTGAATCTTCAGCCGATAATCTTTGGAGGACAGCAGCAAAAAGGCGTGCGACCTGGAACAGAGAATATGCCCGGTATTTTTTCGTTTGCTAAAGCAATTGAGGTATTTGAGAAGCTAAAAGCTTCTGAACCTGATAAGCTAAGGAATATAAAACGAAGACTTATTGAAGGACTTTCAGCGTTCAATAATGTTGTGATAAATTCTCCCTTAGAAAAGACATCAGATGCAATATTAAACGTATCTTTTTTGGGTATAAAATCTGAAGTTTTTCTTCACACGCTTGAAAGTTATGGTATATTTGCATCTTCTGGTTCTGCCTGCTCATCAAAAGGCAGAACTTACAACAAGGTTTTGCACTGCATGGGAAAAAGGATGGAAATTGCAGAAAGCAGTATACGTTTTTCGTTTTCTTACCTCAATAAAGTTGAAGAGGTTGACTATGCACTTGAGTGCATTGAAAAGGCGTTGCGATTCTTGAGAAAAATTAAAAAGTAA
- the thiI gene encoding tRNA uracil 4-sulfurtransferase ThiI — protein MGSKLKAVLIRYGELALKGQNRPFFEDTLVRNIKKRLSDFDSVMVKKEQGRIFVENLSEEYFDEAIERLKRVFGIVGITICEVAEKELEGIKQAVEVVTKSELEKGKKTFKVETKRADKKFELKSPEVSKLIGAHILRKFAEMYGLTVDVHNPDFTLNIEIRDKVYVYSSEEKGIGGMPLGTGGRAHLLLSGGIDSPVAGFMIAKRGVEIEAIHFYSFPYTGEKAKEKVIDLCKVLAKYTDKIKLYIVPFTEIQLSIYENCDERFLTIIMRRFMMKIAQKIAMQNGGLALVTGESIGQVASQTMESLFCTQAAVSMPVFRPLIGMDKEEIIRLAKKIGTYDISILPYEDCCTVFVPKHPKTKPKLEQVLAEESKLQVEELIEKAVTNTEWMVIRDR, from the coding sequence ATGGGCTCAAAATTGAAAGCGGTATTGATAAGATACGGTGAGCTTGCGTTAAAAGGTCAAAATCGTCCTTTTTTTGAGGATACTCTGGTCAGGAATATCAAAAAAAGACTTTCTGACTTTGACTCAGTTATGGTCAAAAAAGAGCAGGGCAGGATATTTGTTGAAAATTTAAGTGAGGAATATTTTGATGAAGCTATTGAAAGGCTAAAACGCGTTTTTGGGATTGTAGGAATTACCATATGCGAGGTTGCTGAAAAGGAATTAGAGGGAATAAAGCAGGCTGTTGAAGTTGTTACCAAAAGTGAGCTTGAGAAGGGTAAGAAGACTTTTAAGGTGGAGACTAAGCGAGCAGATAAGAAATTTGAGCTAAAGTCTCCAGAGGTCTCTAAGTTGATAGGTGCGCATATCTTGAGAAAGTTTGCTGAGATGTATGGACTTACTGTTGATGTTCACAACCCTGATTTTACTTTGAACATTGAGATAAGAGACAAAGTATATGTCTATTCATCAGAAGAAAAAGGTATTGGAGGAATGCCACTTGGCACAGGTGGCAGGGCACACCTTCTTTTGTCCGGTGGCATAGACAGTCCTGTTGCCGGTTTTATGATTGCCAAAAGAGGTGTTGAGATAGAAGCAATTCACTTTTACAGTTTTCCTTACACGGGCGAGAAAGCTAAAGAAAAGGTAATAGACTTGTGTAAGGTTTTGGCAAAATACACAGATAAGATAAAGCTTTATATAGTTCCTTTTACTGAAATTCAGCTTTCTATTTATGAAAATTGTGATGAGAGGTTCTTGACAATAATAATGAGAAGGTTCATGATGAAGATTGCACAAAAGATTGCCATGCAAAACGGTGGGCTTGCTTTGGTTACCGGTGAGAGCATAGGTCAGGTTGCAAGCCAGACAATGGAAAGCCTGTTTTGCACGCAGGCAGCTGTTTCAATGCCAGTTTTCAGACCGCTCATTGGCATGGACAAGGAAGAGATAATAAGACTTGCAAAGAAGATAGGGACATATGATATCTCTATACTTCCTTATGAAGACTGCTGTACTGTGTTTGTTCCAAAGCATCCAAAAACAAAACCAAAGCTTGAACAAGTTTTGGCTGAGGAGAGTAAGCTCCAAGTAGAAGAACTTATTGAAAAAGCAGTAACAAATACCGAGTGGATGGTGATAAGAGATAGGTGA
- a CDS encoding pseudouridine synthase, whose amino-acid sequence MGELVRLQKFMAQCGIASRRKCEEIILQGRVKVNGKTVNQLGFKVDPEKDVVEVDGKRISLQMQKVYIMLNKPFGVISSAKDEKGRKTVVDLVKDKVNVRVFPVGRLDFDTTGLILLTNDGEFAYKVTHPKHDIEKTYIALIRGIPSKEEIDRFEKGLLIDGKMTAPAKFKILKLINGNALVEIKIHEGRNRQIRKMCDQIGHEVLKLKRVAIGKLQLGKLKEGEFVFLDKEAANKVFEK is encoded by the coding sequence ATAGGTGAGCTTGTAAGACTCCAGAAATTTATGGCACAGTGCGGCATAGCTTCCAGGCGGAAGTGTGAAGAGATTATCCTGCAAGGCAGAGTAAAAGTAAATGGAAAGACTGTGAACCAGCTTGGATTCAAGGTTGACCCCGAAAAAGATGTGGTTGAAGTAGATGGAAAGAGAATATCCCTGCAGATGCAGAAGGTATATATAATGCTTAACAAACCTTTTGGAGTTATTTCTTCTGCAAAGGATGAAAAGGGAAGAAAAACAGTGGTTGATTTGGTCAAGGACAAAGTAAATGTGAGGGTATTTCCTGTAGGGAGGCTTGATTTTGACACAACTGGTTTGATTCTTCTTACTAACGATGGTGAGTTTGCATACAAAGTCACACATCCAAAACATGATATTGAAAAGACCTATATAGCCCTAATCAGAGGCATTCCTTCTAAGGAAGAGATAGATAGATTTGAAAAAGGTCTTTTGATAGATGGGAAAATGACTGCACCTGCCAAATTTAAGATTTTAAAGCTTATAAATGGTAATGCTCTGGTTGAGATAAAAATACATGAGGGAAGGAACAGGCAGATAAGAAAGATGTGTGACCAAATTGGTCATGAGGTTTTGAAGCTAAAAAGGGTTGCAATTGGCAAACTCCAGCTTGGAAAGCTAAAAGAAGGGGAGTTTGTTTTCTTAGATAAAGAAGCAGCAAACAAGGTGTTTGAAAAATGA
- a CDS encoding aminopeptidase, which produces MTDERLKLLARNLIEYSVELKEGENILIELIGQEIELAKELVKLSYSKGAKPFLWLKHPTLLRSLLLNATEEQIEIIAQNERDLMEKMDAYIGIRSSPNPFELSDVPDEKMNLYQRIWFHKVHGEVRVPKTKWCILRYPNYSMAQQAKMSLEEFEDFYFNVCNLDYSKMSKAMDALVELMQNTDEVRIVAKDTDLRFSIKGMKAVKCDGHMNIPDGEVYTAPVKDSVNGYITYNTPSNYAGLKFENIRFEFKDGKIVKATANNTEKLNKILDTDEGARYIGEFSIGLNPYITKPMEDTLFDEKIAGSIHFTPGNAYEDADNGNRSAVHWDIVLIQTPEYGGGEIYFDGKLIRKDGRFVIKELEGLNPENLK; this is translated from the coding sequence TTGACTGATGAAAGGCTAAAACTTCTTGCAAGAAACCTTATTGAATATTCAGTTGAATTAAAAGAAGGAGAGAACATTTTAATTGAACTTATTGGACAGGAGATTGAACTTGCAAAAGAACTTGTAAAACTCTCATATTCAAAAGGTGCAAAACCATTTTTGTGGCTAAAACACCCAACACTACTTAGAAGTCTTCTTTTGAATGCAACAGAAGAGCAGATAGAAATTATTGCTCAAAATGAAAGAGATCTTATGGAAAAGATGGATGCGTATATAGGTATTAGATCTTCGCCAAATCCGTTTGAACTTTCAGATGTTCCAGACGAGAAGATGAATCTGTATCAAAGAATATGGTTTCACAAAGTTCACGGAGAGGTCAGAGTTCCAAAGACGAAGTGGTGCATATTAAGATACCCCAACTATTCAATGGCACAACAGGCAAAAATGAGCTTGGAAGAGTTTGAAGATTTTTATTTTAACGTGTGCAATCTTGACTATAGCAAAATGTCAAAAGCAATGGACGCTTTGGTTGAGCTTATGCAAAACACAGATGAGGTTCGAATAGTAGCAAAAGACACAGATTTGAGATTTTCAATTAAAGGCATGAAAGCTGTCAAATGCGATGGCCATATGAACATTCCCGACGGTGAGGTATACACTGCGCCTGTCAAAGATTCTGTAAATGGTTATATAACATACAATACACCTTCGAACTATGCAGGGTTGAAGTTTGAAAATATAAGATTTGAATTTAAAGATGGAAAGATTGTAAAAGCAACTGCTAACAATACAGAGAAGCTCAACAAGATACTGGATACCGACGAGGGTGCAAGGTATATTGGTGAATTTTCAATTGGTCTGAATCCTTACATTACAAAGCCGATGGAAGACACGCTTTTTGATGAGAAGATTGCAGGAAGCATTCATTTTACTCCAGGTAACGCCTATGAGGATGCTGACAATGGCAACAGGTCAGCTGTTCATTGGGACATTGTACTCATTCAAACACCTGAATATGGTGGAGGAGAAATTTACTTTGATGGAAAGCTTATTAGAAAAGATGGGAGATTTGTGATAAAAGAGTTGGAAGGCTTAAACCCAGAGAACTTGAAATAG
- the argF gene encoding ornithine carbamoyltransferase: MRHFLHLNDLSKEDILYLVELANRLKKEAKRGFYFPYLKNKALGLIFTKASTRTRVSFEVGIHQLGGYSLYLGKNDLQLGRGETIEDTAKVLSRYLDLIVIRTYEQKEVEEFAKYSSIPVINGLTDDYHPTQIIADFQTIFEEKGRLSSLKIAYVGDGNNVAATLLVGAAKLGLDIAVATPPGYEIKKEVVDFALDEAKKSKSNVIFTYSPKEAVKDADVVYTDTWVSMGQEEEKEKRIRDFERYQVDTSLMRLAKDDAIFLHCLPAYRGFEVTSEVIDGPQSRVFDEAENRLHAHKAIMIFVCLGKI, encoded by the coding sequence ATGAGACATTTTCTTCATCTAAATGACCTTTCAAAAGAAGATATTCTGTATTTGGTTGAGCTTGCAAACAGGCTTAAAAAGGAGGCTAAAAGAGGTTTTTACTTTCCGTACTTAAAGAACAAAGCACTGGGACTTATATTTACAAAGGCTTCAACAAGGACGCGTGTATCATTTGAAGTGGGAATCCATCAGCTCGGTGGATATTCACTCTATCTTGGGAAAAACGACCTTCAGCTTGGCAGAGGTGAAACAATAGAAGATACAGCAAAGGTCCTGTCGCGCTACCTTGACCTAATTGTTATAAGAACATATGAACAAAAAGAGGTTGAAGAGTTTGCAAAATACTCTTCCATCCCAGTTATAAACGGTCTTACTGATGATTATCATCCAACCCAAATCATAGCTGATTTTCAGACAATTTTTGAGGAGAAAGGAAGGCTGAGCAGCTTAAAAATCGCATATGTAGGAGACGGAAACAATGTAGCAGCCACACTTTTGGTAGGTGCAGCAAAGCTTGGTCTTGACATTGCAGTTGCAACTCCACCAGGCTATGAAATAAAAAAAGAGGTTGTAGATTTTGCACTTGATGAGGCAAAAAAGAGCAAAAGCAATGTCATCTTTACTTACAGTCCAAAAGAGGCTGTAAAAGATGCTGATGTTGTCTATACAGACACATGGGTTTCGATGGGTCAGGAAGAAGAAAAGGAAAAAAGAATAAGGGATTTTGAAAGATATCAGGTTGACACTTCTCTCATGAGATTAGCAAAGGATGATGCGATATTCCTGCACTGTCTTCCAGCATACAGAGGGTTTGAAGTAACCTCAGAGGTCATAGACGGTCCGCAATCGAGGGTATTTGATGAGGCAGAAAATAGGCTTCACGCTCACAAGGCTATAATGATTTTCGTGTGCCTTGGGAAAATTTGA